ccgccgccgccggctacaAGAAAGAAGATTGGGTGATTTGGCATGGGGGGGAGCTCCAACACCAACACCAACACCAGAAGCGGCGGTGGCAAGGACAAGCACGACGAGACATCGCCGTCCTTCAAGGAGGGCGAGAGAGTGCTCGCCTACCACGGCCCCCTCCTCTACGAGGCCAAGGTCCGCCCCTATCTCCCATTCCACTCCAATCCAACCTAGGGTTCtagtcccctcccctcccctcccctccggatTTCGTTCATTTAATTTTGCTTCTCTGCAAATGGCCTCCATAGTTGCTCCGCTCCCATACTTGAATTTCCTAGCCTTCTTTCGCTTGTTAATTGCATTCCCCAATAGATTTTGTCTTCTGGATTTCTCAAGGTTCAAAAGTCCGAAAACAAGGAGGATGAGTGGCGGTATCACGTGCATTATCTTGTAAGTCTCCGTCGCCATTGTACACCATGACAAGTGCTTAAAAATGATGCATTAACTTTGGGTGTTCCCTTACGATATCCACGTTACCTGTATAATATATTTGGCACCTCCTCCCCCCTCTTTGTCTTGCTTTAatcttcctcttttcttttctagggTTGGAGTAAGAGGCAAGTGCATACCATGGATGATCGATAAGTCTTCCATGCTTACCTATAGCTGATAACTTATTACCAATGCTTTCCAGTTCTTTATGTTGATGTGAATATTTTTCTAACCATACAAGGAAGATCTGTACCTGTACCTGTATGATGCATTTGATGTTTTATTCTATCAAGCAATTGACATTATTTTTACATGTAGTACCATGAGATATGTGAAAGTATGCAAATCTTCTCATGAATCTGCACTGGCCTCAATCTGATTAATACAGAACTACAGCATAGCATCATGTCAAAGCCATAGAATTCAGAACAGACTTTGGGCTACATCTGTGTCTCTTTGTTGTGTAATGGAAATATATGATGTTTTTGAAACCGTCGAATCAAACTTTTATAGTTTTGACCACCAATATATCAAATGCTATTTATAGATTCACTTGTAAATGAAACCATTAGATTCGTTTGTGAAACATATGATGATTGAATGATTATGTTGATGAAATCATCTCTAGAACTTGATCTGTTATGTCTCAGTTGGGGAAGTGATCCTATGCCTGTTTTGTTGACTTTGATTTAGGACCTGAGTGAGTGCCTGGAGCCCAGATGACTTGACATATTTTTAATTATGACCAATCCATTTTCCATGTGTGAATTGAAGTGATGGCAACACAAATTTGTTTAATACTTGTGCCGGATGAAAAATTTCACTGAGGCCTTTGACAGTTTAAAAGTGTCTAAGTTGGATTTTGGACCTTGAGCTGGATATGGATTACCTTATGCATGTTCTagtgtctttttatttttctggcAGGGCCATATTGTTGTCTAACACCATGTTTGGGTAGTCTCACATCTTTGCCCTTAcgttgcaattttttttcttaatatttTCATGAATCCTGTTTAGGGGCTTGTTTCTATCATTGCGCTGATGCTATTTAGTTGTCTTTCTGCTCTCCTAATCCAAGTAAATGGCCTtcttattatgtttattttcaATGAGTACAGCGTGAATCCTATTGAGGGGCTTGTTTCTATCATTGCACTGAGGCTATTTAGTTGTCTTTCTGCTCTCCTAATCCAAGTAAACAGTCTTCTTATTGTGTTTATTTTCAATGAGTACAGCTGGGATGAATGGGTCACAAATGATCGCTTACTGAAATTGACCGACGAAAATATCCGCAAACAACAAGAGCTTGAAAAGAGCCAAGCAGTTGACAAAAGTGTAAAATCTGGACGGTCAGCGCAGCATAAGCCAAAAGGTTCTAATGGTTAGCTtattcctccctcttctccgtATTGTTTCCATTGGAATTGATTACGCATGCTTTTTTACTGGGTCGATAGTTTTTACTTCTATCCGTGACAAGCTATCTGTGTGTTAAATCAATGTTTGTGCTGTTGGATCATGTCTAGACTATTCCACTGGGAGCTTCCTTTCTAGGAACTATTTTGCCAAATGGTCGTTTTTACTATGTTCTATAGCTGTGAGTGTTATgtttctattataaattttgtattttgCTAATAGAATCAATCATCTTGGAAATGCTTAATCTGTAGTTAAAAGAGTAGAAATGCCAAATGGCAAAGAGATTGTGAATATGGGATGGTTATAACTTATAACTGAATGCTGTGATCATTTACATTGACGGATTAAGCTCAAACTTCACCCTGGGAGATATTTCTTCCAAAGTTTGGAGTTGTGAACCAATCTTGGAGTAATTTTGTGATAGTTAGTGTACAGTACGTGGTAGATTACTGTTATGGGTGTTGGTACTACGCATATAGGACATTCTGAAATTTCCCGTTCATACTTTTTCATATTGGTATGGttatgaattcatgatcatatTTCTGTTTTATGGTGGAAACTATCTCTCAGTCCAATCATGAAAATTGCCATGGCTTTGATACCAATTCAGCATGAAAACTCTTAGAACATTGTATATGTTCTTTTCAATTGTTAAACTATCTGTTTATTGAATTTGAACTGTAATTTTATTTGTACTTCTAGAAATAAGAAATGATGACCAATGGTAAACCAAAGGGAAAGAAAAGATAGAAGTTCCTATTTGcaacatttatttttctttctggcACATTGAATTTTTAAAGGGGTGCTACCACTCTATTTGCTACATTGGGAATGGAATAAACCATGCTGTTATAGTGGTTATACCAAAATTTTTCCCATGCTTCCACCTAAGGATGGGTTTCCACTTAATGTCTtacttttttaattaaatatatcTTACTTACCTATGGTAATTGCATTCAGCAGATGCAAAAACTGATAAAGAGGACACCAAGATTATTGGTAAGTTCACTTATACATTTTTCAAAGTTCTTGTATCATTGTCTCTGGTGGTTCATGCCTTCATGGTTCTTCTGATTTGTATGATACTTATTACATTTGATCTCTGCGATGTTAAAACTGCAGTCAAGGGGAAGAAACGCAAAAGTCAGCCTGGTGGGACTGAGGTGCCTCTCACTTTCAAATATGTTTTATTGTGAAGTATTTGATTTCCATGAATTTCATTTTCTATCAATTATAATACTGCAATTTGCCTTTTGAGATATCGTTTCTAAACTACTGATATTATGCATATTTCTGCTCCTTTGAACTAATAATACTTTTttattagttttctttttattttctagtaCTACATGGTTTGGCAATTATGCTCATTTTGCAGCATACATGTGGAAAATGGGAACATTCTATGGTCGACGTGGACCTTTTGTTGTATGATGATGACAATTTTATTTTCTCAACATTCTAAATTGTAATGATGAATAGGAAATCATGTTGCTTCAGTGCTTCGTTTAGTTCTTTACACAACAATCCAATTTCTGGACTAAATGATGTTTGGTTACCAGCAAAAATAATCTAACTGTAAGAATTGTGTAGTATGGATAAATTTAGAACACATGTTAAATTTAAACTGGAACTATAAACTAATGTTTTACATTGTGCGAAGAGAATTCGTGACCTACCTATTTGCAGACTGATAAATTTTACATTTTGAAGCTTTCAGCTATATTTGGCAATCATATGGTAGAACATTTTATCTATCAAGTTTTCTTGTGACATATTTGTAAACATAGTGACAACTCTGCCCTGTTTGATCcaggagaaagaaagaaaatcatCTGAGAGTCTCTTCATGTCACATTTTCCTTCAACACTAAAAAAACAACTTGTTGATGATTGGGAGTTTGTCACGCAGCTGGGTAAGGTATTCAATTCTTTCTCTGAGCCGTCTTTGAATTATTTATGTCCAAAGCACACTCCTCATTGTTCAATTATAATTGAATATTGTCTCTGAATTGGCATGGAAACAACAGGTACTTAAGAGAAGCATATTTGTATCAAATAGGAACTAATAAGAGAATGAAAACTAGCAATATTTATTtccttcagaaaaaaaaaactagcaatcTTGACCAGTGGATATATTGTTCATTGTACATTCCGCAGCTAAATTTTGACATATACCACCTTACTGTTAGACAAACAACCTTGATATATGCCACTCAAACTTACCTAGATATATCCTGTATATTTTGTATATTTCGTGTATCTGTGGAGCTGGATTTTCTGCACCTTTTTGAACATGATTGACTGATGCCAACATGTTGTCATGTTCATTTCTCATGTAAGAATTGTGTAGTATGGAAAATTGTAAGAATTAAGGTTCCCCAAAAAGGTTACTATTTCAAGAAGAATTACTAACAACTAGACAGACTTGAATGTTTCAAGTCATTATGTTGCACTAATTCCTGACAGGAAAAGGTACTTGTTATAAAACTACAAATACGATGAGTTTGTCCTCAGTTATCACTTTATCAGTATGCCAAAGTTAACTGTTTATCATTCTCACCAGCTTCTTTCCTGAGCCAATTTCCTTGTTCTGCAGCTTGTGAAGCTACCTCGATCCCCCACTGTCGATGATATTCTAAAGAAGTACTTGGAGCACCGAACAAAGAAGGATAACAAGTAAGCATTCTATATAAACATAAATTCTTATTTATTGGCATATCTTTGACACAACAAGTTATAAACAGTGTTGGGATATGGAATTCTACTGTAGGTATCGAGGCATACACCATGATGTTTTAAACAAATGTTAGTGTCATTGGTGCAATTCCTTATTTGCTACTTGAAAATCCATGTGATCCCTTTACCCCTAATGTCttgctgacatgtggaccctgGACCAACATGTCATTGAGAGAATGAGTGGAAAATAAAGGAACGAGTAACGAGTATTCGAGTAAACTTTCAGAGGTGCAAAGAAGTTACAAGTCTTTTAATTGGAAGAAGGGATAAAATAAAATGTGGAAAGATATTATAGTCTAACATGCTTTTGAATTATAATTGATGTATTTTTCAGAAAGTATTGGAAGTTACTCTAATTTTAACaaataaacagaaaaaaaaacaggaggATGCTGGTGCATGAGAATCGCTGAGTTTAAGATTACTCACTGACAAACTAGGCAAAGTTACTTTTGTGTAGTGTGTTAtagaattttataaaaaaaatggctaTTCAGATGAATATTCATGAATTTTGGTAGGTTCCCACATATATACAAAGATAATGTAAAACAAAGATAGGGACTATCACCTTTGGACAGGTCTTGGTGCCGTGGTCACAAAAGTTCCCAGATCGATGGATTGAGGAACTAGAACGAGGAACACGGGATGccattttctaaaaacatgGAACGTTAGGGGTATACCTCTTCCTAAAACATGGAACGTTAGTTGGAACACATTCCTAAGTTGTTTGGAACATCCCTCTATCACTCCATGGTCGTCCCACAGCGTGACGAGGGCAATGCTTGTCCATTCTCCACTGCATGATGTTGCTGACGCTCGTACATGCACAGCAGGACGTTGGCGAGCAGCGAGGGAGCAACAACAACGTTCGTCCCATCCAGATGAGTTCAAATTTAGTGAAAGTTAATCAAATTATAGATTTTGCTTGGAAATTTTGGATTGCCTTTCCATCATTTGCTCCATTGTGCTGCATTTCTGTATCATACTGCTCTACTCGTTATTCTATCATACCTTGTACTGGGACCACTCTCGAGATGAAGTTCCATCCATgttccatccattttcgggATGAAGTTCCACATAGTTCCCGTTCCTCGATCCGGAACGAGGAACACACCCAAGTTGCATGTTCCATGTGACATCTGCTGCATTTCCCTTCAATTTTCAACTAATATGTTTCACCCTAGGATACCTTAAAATGgttttctgaatttctgattatGCATTTCCTCCAGAATGCTCATTAGTTTTCTCAAGTTTTCTAGTATACTCCACAGAGGGATTTGGGTTTAATATGATATTGGGCTAATCGTGGATTTTTATATAAGATGCAGATGGTGGGTCTGCTGTATCTCATTTTGTTAATTTTAAATGCTAAACTTGAATGACATGTCCAGATACACTGGAATGCTGCATATGGCTGTATCCTGTATGTATCGGACATGGGAATGACATGTATTGTTGATTCATATCTTCATGTTATACCCATAATATGCAAAAACTTGCGCAAAATTTGACATTTATAAGCCAATTAGCTAAATTAGTGGCAGCGTGATACACACTTTATTGGCCCCATGACCCACATGCCATTAATCAACTTCCCATCCAAAGTTATACAAAACGTATGGCCAATTATATCTTTGTGGAACAATGCTGAGTATAGCATGCTTTTGTAAGTTGTGACTAAGGGATAAATTTAACTTAAATAAATCAACTAATGATGTGGACTACTGTAATCACATGTCACGTGAACATTGCAAACAGCAATTGCTGCACCTGACAGCTTCTATCTTTGTTTTGCAACAGCACAACCACAGAATTTCCACTCTTAGCTTAGGGTTTGTAATTCATCCTGTGTGTTCTGTGTGCTTGGTTACTGATTATTATGTGCAGCATAATCCAATAGTATGTTTACTATGTGCATGCTATTCTCTTAACATGACTGAAAACCATACACCAAAAGTCAAACCAGCTATTGAAATGCATCTGTTCTTGTTCAGCGCCTTGGCCTCACTGGTGGGATTATTTCTGTTGTACTGTGTGCCTTCACAAGGAGAGTTCCAGCATTTATTGGTCCATGCCCTGGACAAATCTTTCATGTTGCACATTGGCTGCATGGTTCAAGATTTTCATGGTTCATAGGTTTCATATGTAACCTTCTGATTTGCCTGTTTTTACCTGTCTAATTGCATGAGCAGTCCATGAAGCAAACAGAACCATTGAGGTTGCCAATTCTGGTTTCCTATGGTCAGACTGCTGGTTTGCTGTTTTTTCTTTGTATATCCACAAAACCATAAACTGACCTTTAACTCTTTCTGATTAAATTTCACTACATCTAAATGTCTGAGACCCAAaacttataaaatcattttaatattcatattaataaCCATAATTATGGAAATTCTGTCCTTATGCAACAAAGGTTTAGATGTTATGTTATTCTTATCCAAAACCTATTTGCATCATCTGTGTCtgtcaagattttttttaaaaaatatatatttttcttgaaaaGACCCACTAAAACTTTGTATTGTTTGTACTGAAGGATAAATGACTCTTATGCTGAGATTTTGAAAGGATTGCGATGCTACTTTGATAAAGCATTGCCTGCAATGCTTTTATATAAGAAAGAACAACAGCAGTACACTGAAGAGGTTAAAGGTGATGTTTCGCCCTCAATTATATATGGAGCCGAGCATCTACTGCGCCTTTTTGGTATGTGCAGTTCTCGATTATATGAGATATCCACCAATGAATAAATTATTCAGTAAAGTAAGGAAACAATTAGGAACAAGGTTTATTGTCTGTTCAAAATTTCACTTTCTTCCTGAATGTAACTTGCAAATTTACTTCTTCAAGCTTTCATTGCATTTCTAAACCTTCTCTTGTTGAAACCAATTATATCAGTTTCACTTTTGAATACATTGTTATGACtgagtaaaatttattttacccTCCTCATCTATTATGTTGTCTAGAAATCAATTCTCAGCTATGAAACAAAACAGCGTAATCAAAAGAGCCCCTTAAGACCAGTCCAATATGATTTTTACGGTGGTTTTTGCAGAGTTGGCATCCAAATTATCTACTTTTTGCTGAACATGGCACCTTATTTGCAAGCAATGTAGAAATAGTTGCCATGTCAGCTGTAACTGGTTTTGGTAGTTGAGCTTGAAAATGTCCAATTTCATAGTTGAGGGTTGGATTTTTAGGTTAGGGCTATAGTTGAAGAGGGTAACATCGACTATTGTAACCCTTGTGTATTCTATTATAATTTGAACTAGAGCCTGGGTAATAATTGTTCACAGGTATGAATAAATTGGAACCCCCATTAGCTGAATGAAATACAAGGTTTTGTTTGAGATGAATGTTTTGTGTCGGACTGTCGGTAGGATGTTGAGACTCAGAATAATTTGGAAGGCTAAGTACAATGTTTGAAAGGGTTCACTTCTTGCTGCTTTGCAGTGAAATTGCCGGAGCTACTTGCGTCTGTTAACATGGAAGAAGATGCACTCAACAAACTACAGCAGAAATTGCTGGACATTCTCAAGTAAGCAAATATTTCTTGATTTTATTGTTGGCGTCACTATGGCAACATATTCATTTCCCATCAATATACACAAATATGTGAAGTCGGTTAGCACCTTCATTTCTTCATGAAATTCCAGCCGTTATTTTTCTTCTGTATATACTAGCAGCTCTCTAGTTAGCCTGACTTTTAGAAACATGCTTGAAAATCTGTCCCACAATCAATTTTCTGGTCAATACCATAATTTTAGTTACATGCTTACCAGATTGTAGCAATCCCTGATAGTTAGGCATACTTAAAGCCAAAATGCTTACTAAACCAATTTGGAATTCATGGTAGGTTTCTGCAGAAGAACCAGAGTTCGTTCTTCCTTTCTGCGTATGATGGTGGTTCTAAAGGTACTGATGGGATAAAGACCAAATAGAAGCAAACTGTTGCATCTGTATGTTGACTGTACTTAACTGTCTCGCTgtgttattttaaatttttatttgattgcaCAATGGTCAATGAACATCACAACACTGTTTGCTAATTCATGTAGTGCTGCAGAAGGTTTCCTAAAATATGGTACTCTCATTGCATTTGCATCTGTGAGTTCGAGGATGTGTCCGCCCCCGCGGCCACCCCCACAGGCCACATTCCGTACGGTAGTTATCACAAACCACGTGAATTTCATATTTAAAAAgttgaattcaaaattttctcgTGGTTACTGTGCAGTTACCGCACTGTAAGCCGTGGTCTTTGGCttgaaaaacaaaataactGAAAAACAGAACCGCAACCTTGTATTTGACAAACAAAGATTGTAGCGTCTACACTATTTTCAACCGACGCTGTCTTGTAGTCATGCCAAATCATTATACACTTGGATTAGCATTTTTTTTGCCCCCATGGGATTTCATCAGGATCCATTCCCATTCAGCGTgtcaaaatatataattaagtcAGTGTGTTAGAAAGGAAAACCGTTGGGTCAATGGCTTGATGCAGCGTGTAGGCAAATCTACTCAACAACAGTTTTCTGGGGTAGCTCGGACCTTTCGAGAATGTTTAGGGGGCTCAATGTTCGGTTTATAATAACTTCGGTTGCAAGATGAACGCTCACATtaaatttttgattttttttcctcaaataaATAACCTAGGAGTCAAGTGGGAAAAgaaatattgctaaaatttgtaGGACAACAATTGAACTCCAAACAAATtaaggaagaaaaataaagcaaAGCAAATGGTGAGGTGAGTTGACATGGCACCAAACAACGGTGATGTAGCCGACTAGAAGTGGCTGCAATATGTCATGGACTTGGGTTGGTTGGGTGGAGAGGGGTTGGTGGAGTGGGATCATGTATGGGAGATCCAAACTGACATTGATAAGGGAGCTGGGATGGTAGTAGGACCTACTACACTTGAAGATGCTATACATTGATGGGATGGGATTTTAAACTCTagaggggattttttttttacatgtcatcaaaataaaaaataaagaagataGATCACcccacaaacatgtaagttcaaattcaacttctataagttgagaaaaaattaaactataactagttaacatatatttacagttaaatttgtttttttttgcaacttgtATAAGTTAAATATGATTTTGCATATTTGCAAAGTGgtctatcacatattaatctatcttgttgaaactttttttaaaaaaaatcataaccatTTAAGCtagtgacatgcaaacaacgagaaATGTTCCCTCGAGAGTTTAGAATTGTTTCCCATGCATTGAGGCAATTTGTTAATATAGTCACTAAAAACAGAATTGATGGTAGCGTTTCTCAAACCAGGATTATCAGATATTTTCATTTTCGTCTTGTAGAAACCTCACATAAATAGTGTATCATGTTCATCGACCCAATCAACCTAGGAACTTTGTCGGTATGGTCAAAATGCATCCTAAGGTTGTATGGTTGTATTACTTGAGATGGGGGTAAAAGAGAAGGACAAGATATATAAAGGtaagccattagcgcatgactAATTAAGTATGAATCGATATGAATCTTTGaagcaactttcttataaatatttttttaaaaaaaaagcagttCAAAAAACGTGCAcactaaaaaaaagataaaaaaaagatagaaagtGTGCACATTGAATCTCTCCCTCTGTTGTTAAAACGAACCATCCACTCTAAGATTGTGTTTGGCTCTTCTTTTCCCAACctttattttcttatttttcatgTACATATTTTCCGgattgctaaatggtgtgttttgtAAAATGTTTTATAGGAATGTTGTTTTACAAAATCATATTcatctattttaaaattttcaagctAATAAGTCGCTCAGTTTACCGTGCTAGACATGAACGTTCCTTGAACGTACGCAGCCTTAGCAGCCAATAAAATTGTGGAGATGCGGAgccaatttgtcaaaatttagGAGCCAAATGTCTAAATAGGTGGTACATTTAATTAGGAGTACTGTGGAAGGTAGCGTATCCTGTGGTTCGTTGACTAATATAATCTGCCCGTGCTGTGACGACTGTCAACAATATACTAATTTGCTAGTAGCTCTGAAATCTGTCCCATCTGTATCACAATCAAGCTTGCTTGGAATATTTGATTTGAGAGACATGCAATAGGTCTAGGTAGGGAATACATACACATTAATTATTACAATATAGTAAAgtggtaattaatttataatgGTTGTATTACGGTGCGTTACAGGGACAGGAAAGGAGTAGGAGTGGTAGGTAGGTAGGGGTAGCTAGAGGAGCGGCGGGAAAGGGTGGAGGCGCGGGTgggcgtggaggaggaggcgatgctTCCGAGCGCAAACCAGGCCGTCTGCCTCCTCCATGTCTATCAACTTATTGTCCATGCACTGCCAATCGAAGCACtgcagcagcgccgccaccaccgccggcacCGACTGCAGCGCAAGCCCCATCCCGGGGCACCCGCGCCGGCCGCTCCCGAACGGCATGAACTGGAAGTGCTGCCCGCGCGGCTccacgccctcgccgccgccgccggcgaggaaccGCTCCGGCCTGAACTCCAGCGGCTCCTCCCAGTACGCCGGGTCTCGCCCGATGGCCCACACGTTGATGAACACCGCCGTCTGCGCCGGCACCCTGAACCCTCGGATCTGGATCTCCTCCGTCGACTGCCTGTGCGcgatcggcgccgccggcctcaaCCGCAGCGTCTCCTTGTACGCCGCCTGCAGATACGGCAGTCTCGGCAGGTCCCCCTCGCCGGCGATCCTGTCCCGCCCCACCACCGCCTCGATCTCCTCCCGCACCTTGCGCAGGGCCTCCGGGTGGTTCATCAGCTCCGCCACCATCCACTCCACCATGGCGGCCGAAGTGTCGGACCCGGCAGTAACAACGTCCTGATCGATCGAGTGCATCATATCCATGCATCATCTTAGTACTCCACTCCACTAGCTAattaagaaagaaagaaagaaaaaagtgcGTGCTGGCTTACGATGATGAAGGCCTTGATGTTGTCTCTGGTGAGCTtcacctccgccgcgccgtcctccgccttgtccagcaggatgtCAAGCAGGTCCTTGCTGCCGACGTCTGTGTCTGTCTTCTTCCGCATCCTAGCCTCCTCCTTGTGCCTGATCATCTCCTCCAGCAGCGCGTCGAACCTCTTGTGCACGTCGGCCGCACGGCGCCCGAGGCCCTGCAGGTCCCAGCCACGGCACAGGGCGATGTAGTCGTCGGCGTTGAAGGCGCCCACCAGCTCCGCCACCACCTTCACCAGCTCCTGCGCCTCCTCCGTCACGCTGCTGGGGACCGTGCTGGCGGCCATGCGGATGATGGAGGTGTTGGACATGCGGATGAGCTCGCGGGTCAggtccaccgcctccgcctccggctgCGACAACACGTGGCGCAGCAGCGACACCAGCCCGGCTCGGCGCACGGGGCGCAGCTGCTCCACCGTGCGCGGGCCCAGCAGCTCCGACATGCACAGCCGCTTCATGAAGCGCCAGTGCGGGCTGTAGGGCGCGAACGCGAACCCCGCCGACTCGTACGCGAACTGCCGGGCCACCGCCGTCAGCGGCCGCTCCGATATCTTCGCCTCGTGGCTGCGGAtcagctccgccgccacctccgccgagCTCGCCACAACGCAGTGCGTCGACCCCAGCCG
This window of the Oryza sativa Japonica Group chromosome 4, ASM3414082v1 genome carries:
- the LOC4334885 gene encoding protein MRG1 isoform X11, producing MGGSSNTNTNTRSGGGKDKHDETSPSFKEGERVLAYHGPLLYEAKVQKSENKEDEWRYHVHYLGWSKSWDEWVTNDRLLKLTDENIRKQQELEKSQAVDKSVKSGRSAQHKPKGSNADAKTDKEDTKIIVKGKKRKSQPGGTEEKERKSSESLFMSHFPSTLKKQLVDDWEFVTQLGKLVKLPRSPTVDDILKKYLEHRTKKDNKINDSYAEILKGLRCYFDKALPAMLLYKKEQQQYTEEVKGDVSPSIIYGAEHLLRLFVKLPELLASVNMEEDALNKLQQKLLDILKFLQKNQSSFFLSAYDGGSKGTDGIKTK
- the LOC4334885 gene encoding protein MRG1 isoform X10, whose protein sequence is MGGSSNTNTNTRSGGGKDKHDETSPSFKEGERVLAYHGPLLYEAKILSSGFLKVQKSENKEDEWRYHVHYLGWSKSWDEWVTNDRLLKLTDENIRKQQELEKSQAVDKSVKSGRSAQHKPKDAKTDKEDTKIIVKGKKRKSQPGGTEEKERKSSESLFMSHFPSTLKKQLVDDWEFVTQLGKLVKLPRSPTVDDILKKYLEHRTKKDNKINDSYAEILKGLRCYFDKALPAMLLYKKEQQQYTEEVKGDVSPSIIYGAEHLLRLFVKLPELLASVNMEEDALNKLQQKLLDILKFLQKNQSSFFLSAYDGGSKGTDGIKTK
- the LOC4334885 gene encoding protein MRG1 isoform X3 — its product is MGGSSNTNTNTRSGGGKDKHDETSPSFKEGERVLAYHGPLLYEAKILSSGFLKVQKSENKEDEWRYHVHYLGWSKSWDEWVTNDRLLKLTDENIRKQQELEKSQAVDKSVKSGRSAQHKPKGSNADAKTDKEDTKIIVKGKKRKSQPGGTEEKERKSSESLFMSHFPSTLKKQLVDDWEFVTQLGKLVKLPRSPTVDDILKKYLEHRTKKDNKTLASSEGATTTINDSYAEILKGLRCYFDKALPAMLLYKKEQQQYTEEVKGDVSPSIIYGAEHLLRLFVKLPELLASVNMEEDALNKLQQKLLDILKFLQKNQSSFFLSAYDGGSKGTDGIKTK
- the LOC4334885 gene encoding protein MRG1 isoform X9, with amino-acid sequence MGGSSNTNTNTRSGGGKDKHDETSPSFKEGERVLAYHGPLLYEAKILSSGFLKVQKSENKEDEWRYHVHYLGWSKSWDEWVTNDRLLKLTDENIRKQQELEKSQAVDKSVKSGRSAQHKPKGSNDAKTDKEDTKIIVKGKKRKSQPGGTEEKERKSSESLFMSHFPSTLKKQLVDDWEFVTQLGKLVKLPRSPTVDDILKKYLEHRTKKDNKINDSYAEILKGLRCYFDKALPAMLLYKKEQQQYTEEVKGDVSPSIIYGAEHLLRLFVKLPELLASVNMEEDALNKLQQKLLDILKFLQKNQSSFFLSAYDGGSKGTDGIKTK
- the LOC4334885 gene encoding protein MRG1 isoform X6 gives rise to the protein MGGSSNTNTNTRSGGGKDKHDETSPSFKEGERVLAYHGPLLYEAKILSSGFLKVQKSENKEDEWRYHVHYLGWSKSWDEWVTNDRLLKLTDENIRKQQELEKSQAVDKSVKSGRSAQHKPKDAKTDKEDTKIIVKGKKRKSQPGGTEEKERKSSESLFMSHFPSTLKKQLVDDWEFVTQLGKLVKLPRSPTVDDILKKYLEHRTKKDNNRTLASSEGATTTINDSYAEILKGLRCYFDKALPAMLLYKKEQQQYTEEVKGDVSPSIIYGAEHLLRLFVKLPELLASVNMEEDALNKLQQKLLDILKFLQKNQSSFFLSAYDGGSKGTDGIKTK
- the LOC4334885 gene encoding protein MRG1 isoform X5, with amino-acid sequence MGGSSNTNTNTRSGGGKDKHDETSPSFKEGERVLAYHGPLLYEAKILSSGFLKVQKSENKEDEWRYHVHYLGWSKSWDEWVTNDRLLKLTDENIRKQQELEKSQAVDKSVKSGRSAQHKPKADAKTDKEDTKIIVKGKKRKSQPGGTEEKERKSSESLFMSHFPSTLKKQLVDDWEFVTQLGKLVKLPRSPTVDDILKKYLEHRTKKDNNRTLASSEGATTTINDSYAEILKGLRCYFDKALPAMLLYKKEQQQYTEEVKGDVSPSIIYGAEHLLRLFVKLPELLASVNMEEDALNKLQQKLLDILKFLQKNQSSFFLSAYDGGSKGTDGIKTK
- the LOC4334885 gene encoding protein MRG1 isoform X1, with the protein product MGGSSNTNTNTRSGGGKDKHDETSPSFKEGERVLAYHGPLLYEAKILSSGFLKVQKSENKEDEWRYHVHYLGWSKSWDEWVTNDRLLKLTDENIRKQQELEKSQAVDKSVKSGRSAQHKPKGSNADAKTDKEDTKIIVKGKKRKSQPGGTEEKERKSSESLFMSHFPSTLKKQLVDDWEFVTQLGKLVKLPRSPTVDDILKKYLEHRTKKDNNRTLASSEGATTTINDSYAEILKGLRCYFDKALPAMLLYKKEQQQYTEEVKGDVSPSIIYGAEHLLRLFVKLPELLASVNMEEDALNKLQQKLLDILKFLQKNQSSFFLSAYDGGSKGTDGIKTK
- the LOC4334885 gene encoding protein MRG1 isoform X4, translated to MGGSSNTNTNTRSGGGKDKHDETSPSFKEGERVLAYHGPLLYEAKILSSGFLKVQKSENKEDEWRYHVHYLGWSKSWDEWVTNDRLLKLTDENIRKQQELEKSQAVDKSVKSGRSAQHKPKGSNDAKTDKEDTKIIVKGKKRKSQPGGTEEKERKSSESLFMSHFPSTLKKQLVDDWEFVTQLGKLVKLPRSPTVDDILKKYLEHRTKKDNKTLASSEGATTTINDSYAEILKGLRCYFDKALPAMLLYKKEQQQYTEEVKGDVSPSIIYGAEHLLRLFVKLPELLASVNMEEDALNKLQQKLLDILKFLQKNQSSFFLSAYDGGSKGTDGIKTK
- the LOC4334885 gene encoding protein MRG1 isoform X7, giving the protein MGGSSNTNTNTRSGGGKDKHDETSPSFKEGERVLAYHGPLLYEAKVQKSENKEDEWRYHVHYLGWSKSWDEWVTNDRLLKLTDENIRKQQELEKSQAVDKSVKSGRSAQHKPKGSNADAKTDKEDTKIIVKGKKRKSQPGGTEEKERKSSESLFMSHFPSTLKKQLVDDWEFVTQLGKLVKLPRSPTVDDILKKYLEHRTKKDNNRTLASSEGATTTINDSYAEILKGLRCYFDKALPAMLLYKKEQQQYTEEVKGDVSPSIIYGAEHLLRLFVKLPELLASVNMEEDALNKLQQKLLDILKFLQKNQSSFFLSAYDGGSKGTDGIKTK